A window of the Streptomyces albireticuli genome harbors these coding sequences:
- the glmM gene encoding phosphoglucosamine mutase has translation MGRLFGTDGVRGVANADLTAELALGLSVAAAHVLAEAGTFEGHRPVAVVGRDPRASGEFLEAAVVAGLASAGVDVLRVGVLPTPAVAYLTGALGADLGVMLSASHNAMPDNGVKFFARGGHKLADELEDRIEQTYRSHASGEPWDRPTGAGVGRVRDYDQGFDNYVAHLIGVLPNRLDGLKVVIDGAHGAAARVSPEAFARAGAEVVTIGTEPDGLNINHECGSTHLEKLRQAVVEHGADLGVAHDGDADRCLAVDAKGNEVDGDQILAVLALAMREAGSLRKNTVVATVMSNLGFKLAMEREGVDFVQTAVGDRYVLEEMKAHGYALGGEQSGHVIVLDHATTGDGTLTGLMLAARVSATGRSLADLAGVMERLPQVLINVRDVDKTRVTSSPELTEAVETAERELGSTGRVLLRSSGTEPLVRVMVEAADIEQARAVAQRLADVVKSALG, from the coding sequence GTGGGACGACTCTTCGGTACGGACGGTGTGCGCGGCGTCGCGAACGCCGATCTGACGGCTGAGCTCGCGCTCGGCCTGTCGGTCGCCGCGGCGCATGTGCTCGCCGAGGCGGGTACGTTCGAGGGCCACCGCCCCGTGGCCGTCGTCGGACGAGATCCGCGCGCGTCCGGGGAGTTCCTGGAGGCCGCCGTCGTGGCCGGTCTCGCCAGCGCCGGCGTCGACGTCCTGCGGGTGGGCGTGCTGCCCACGCCGGCCGTCGCGTACCTCACCGGCGCGCTCGGCGCGGACCTCGGCGTGATGCTCTCCGCCAGCCACAACGCCATGCCGGACAACGGTGTCAAGTTCTTCGCCCGCGGCGGTCACAAGCTCGCCGACGAGCTGGAGGACCGGATCGAGCAGACCTACCGCTCCCACGCCTCCGGCGAGCCCTGGGACCGGCCCACCGGTGCCGGCGTCGGCCGTGTCCGCGACTACGACCAGGGCTTCGACAACTACGTCGCCCACCTGATCGGTGTGCTCCCCAACCGCCTCGACGGCCTCAAGGTCGTCATCGACGGCGCCCACGGCGCGGCCGCCCGGGTCTCCCCGGAGGCCTTCGCGCGGGCCGGCGCCGAGGTGGTCACCATCGGCACCGAGCCCGACGGTCTCAACATCAACCACGAGTGCGGCTCCACCCACCTGGAGAAGCTGCGGCAGGCCGTCGTCGAGCACGGCGCGGACCTCGGTGTCGCCCACGACGGTGACGCCGACCGCTGCCTGGCCGTGGACGCCAAGGGCAACGAGGTCGACGGCGACCAGATCCTGGCCGTCCTCGCCCTCGCCATGCGCGAGGCCGGCTCGCTGCGCAAGAACACCGTCGTCGCCACGGTGATGTCCAACCTGGGCTTCAAGCTGGCCATGGAGCGCGAGGGCGTCGACTTCGTCCAGACCGCGGTCGGCGACCGCTACGTCCTGGAGGAGATGAAGGCCCACGGCTACGCCCTCGGCGGCGAGCAGTCCGGCCACGTCATCGTCCTCGACCACGCCACCACCGGCGACGGCACCCTGACCGGCCTGATGCTGGCCGCCCGGGTCTCCGCCACCGGCCGGTCCCTGGCCGACCTGGCCGGCGTCATGGAGCGCCTCCCGCAGGTCCTCATCAACGTCCGCGACGTCGACAAGACCCGGGTCACGTCCTCGCCCGAGCTCACCGAGGCCGTCGAGACCGCCGAGCGCGAGCTGGGCTCCACCGGCCGGGTGCTGCTGCGCTCCTCCGGCACCGAGCCGCTCGTCCGGGTCATGGTCGAGGCCGCCGACATCGAGCAGGCGCGCGCGGTCGCGCAGCGCCTGGCCGACGTGGTGAAGTCCGCCCTGGGCTAG
- a CDS encoding DUF389 domain-containing protein: protein MLHLRMMTPADRTEEVVALVEKTVGVTHLAVLTGAARSPRGDIVLCDVAREAADGLLGELRAAGLPEWGSVSVDDIGLMLSRRADAAEEAAPGDGADAVVWESLVEETHEESTLTVTFLAFLTVATMLAACGVIMDSAILIVGAMAVGPEFGPLAGLCTAIVRRAPRLAWRSMAALLVGFPVAMALTGGFSVLMDWVGLFHEARFLADRPQTSFIWQPDAFSFVVAFLAGIAGILSLTSAKSGALIGVAISVTTVPAAANAAVALSYGNWSETRGSAVQLALNLLGIIAAGTLTLLAQKWFWARRRVVTARG, encoded by the coding sequence ATGCTGCACCTGCGGATGATGACCCCGGCGGACCGCACCGAGGAGGTCGTGGCGCTCGTCGAGAAGACCGTGGGCGTCACCCATCTGGCCGTCCTCACCGGCGCCGCCCGCAGCCCGCGCGGCGACATCGTGCTGTGCGACGTGGCGCGCGAGGCGGCCGACGGGCTGCTGGGCGAGCTGCGCGCGGCCGGGCTGCCGGAGTGGGGCTCGGTCTCCGTCGACGACATCGGTCTGATGCTCTCGCGGCGCGCCGACGCGGCCGAGGAGGCGGCCCCGGGCGACGGGGCCGACGCGGTCGTCTGGGAGTCGCTGGTCGAGGAGACGCACGAGGAGTCCACGCTCACCGTCACGTTCCTGGCGTTCCTCACCGTCGCGACGATGCTGGCCGCCTGCGGCGTGATCATGGACAGCGCGATCCTGATCGTGGGCGCCATGGCGGTGGGCCCGGAGTTCGGCCCGCTGGCCGGGCTGTGCACGGCGATCGTGCGGCGGGCGCCCCGGCTGGCCTGGCGGTCGATGGCGGCGCTGCTGGTGGGCTTCCCGGTGGCGATGGCGCTGACCGGCGGCTTCAGCGTGCTGATGGACTGGGTGGGGCTCTTCCACGAGGCGAGGTTCCTCGCGGACCGCCCGCAGACCTCGTTCATCTGGCAGCCGGACGCCTTCTCCTTCGTGGTGGCGTTCCTGGCCGGCATCGCCGGGATCCTCTCCCTGACCTCGGCGAAGTCGGGGGCGCTGATCGGGGTGGCGATCTCGGTGACGACGGTCCCGGCGGCGGCGAACGCGGCCGTGGCGCTCTCGTACGGCAACTGGTCGGAGACCCGTGGCTCGGCCGTACAGCTCGCGCTGAACCTGCTGGGGATCATCGCCGCGGGCACGCTCACGCTCCTCGCCCAGAAGTGGTTCTGGGCGAGGCGGCGCGTCGTCACGGCCCGGGGCTGA
- a CDS encoding glycosyltransferase has protein sequence MKIALLVHHAYGAGGTVRATTGLANALATRHDVELVSVYRGADAPKLPPHRRVRLIPLIDVREDAPGSENDNELQHQPSAVLTGAEGSPRMFSRLADLRITQYLQATDADVVIATRPGLTGYLARAADDRGTGPDGRAPAFLRLAHDHLTYDAHDPEVRAARDAAVARLDGFLTVTEQDATAYRARLPRPPRLVRCLPNVVPAPAVEPSDGTSRIVVAVGRLVPAKRFDLLIRAFAKMSAERPDWSLRIYGRGPDRARLRALVERLGLSDRAFLMGPHPTTETEWAKAAIGVSASDAESFGLTIVDAMHCGVPVISTDCPVGPRELITHGVDGLLVPVGDEEALATALTALAGDPARRADLGTAARATARHYTPDRIAERFERIVQELRPELLPPPPEPLPTADAKAAPAPALALRRTAARIVRPLRRKPEPPAPAPAPTPAAPAPLKPLRPRATARATPDGGLAVRLPRAGLGGERLTLVALLRGTDGTGPGERVELPLPRPESGKGPYTATLDRATVPLAEGRWDFYLERADDRTRARVRSTLVEQARLLNLSLASDASQVTAWVPYTTAAGSLTLRAWHRPAHAELDGIHVGTDSLTVAATLHGAAGPLPAHGPVTLVAVSPLDSAYDIELPAAVQDARRVRAALPYPLLLGRRGTAHDVWPLRLRLAPGGPLVPLGRLAGDSVDRRRTDVHPARTLEHAIRGPVAVRPVFDPENDLTLDVRDVTQATM, from the coding sequence ATGAAGATCGCGCTTCTCGTCCACCACGCCTACGGCGCCGGCGGCACCGTCCGCGCCACCACCGGCCTCGCGAACGCGCTGGCCACCCGCCACGACGTCGAGCTCGTCTCCGTCTACCGCGGCGCGGACGCCCCGAAGCTGCCCCCGCACCGCCGGGTCCGGCTGATCCCCCTGATCGACGTCCGCGAGGACGCCCCGGGCTCCGAGAACGACAACGAGCTCCAGCACCAGCCCAGCGCCGTCCTGACCGGCGCCGAGGGCTCGCCCCGGATGTTCAGCCGCCTCGCCGACCTCCGGATCACGCAGTACCTCCAGGCCACCGACGCCGACGTGGTGATCGCCACCCGCCCCGGCCTGACCGGCTACCTCGCCCGGGCCGCCGACGACCGCGGGACCGGCCCGGACGGCCGGGCCCCCGCCTTCCTGCGGCTGGCCCACGACCACCTGACGTACGACGCCCACGACCCCGAGGTCCGCGCCGCGCGCGACGCGGCCGTCGCCCGGCTCGACGGCTTCCTCACGGTCACCGAGCAGGACGCCACCGCCTACCGCGCCCGGCTCCCCCGGCCGCCCCGCCTCGTCCGGTGCCTGCCCAACGTCGTCCCCGCCCCCGCCGTCGAACCGTCCGACGGCACCTCCCGGATCGTCGTCGCCGTCGGCCGCCTCGTCCCGGCGAAACGGTTCGACCTGCTGATACGCGCCTTCGCCAAGATGTCCGCGGAGCGCCCCGACTGGTCCCTGCGGATCTACGGGCGCGGCCCCGACCGCGCCCGGCTGCGCGCCCTCGTCGAACGGCTCGGACTGAGCGACCGCGCCTTCCTGATGGGCCCGCACCCCACCACCGAGACCGAGTGGGCCAAGGCCGCCATCGGCGTCTCCGCCTCCGACGCCGAGTCCTTCGGGCTCACCATCGTCGACGCCATGCACTGCGGCGTCCCCGTGATCTCCACCGACTGCCCCGTCGGCCCCCGAGAACTGATCACCCACGGGGTCGACGGCCTCCTCGTACCCGTCGGCGACGAGGAAGCCCTCGCCACCGCCCTCACCGCACTCGCCGGCGACCCGGCCCGCCGCGCCGACCTCGGCACCGCCGCCCGCGCCACCGCCCGGCACTACACCCCCGACCGCATCGCCGAGCGCTTCGAGCGGATCGTCCAGGAGCTCCGCCCCGAACTGCTGCCCCCGCCGCCCGAACCCCTGCCCACGGCCGACGCCAAGGCCGCGCCCGCACCCGCGCTCGCCCTGCGCCGCACCGCCGCCCGCATCGTCCGCCCGCTGCGCCGCAAGCCGGAACCCCCGGCACCGGCACCCGCGCCCACCCCCGCCGCCCCCGCGCCGCTCAAGCCCCTGCGCCCCCGGGCCACCGCCCGCGCGACCCCCGACGGCGGGCTCGCCGTCCGGCTGCCCCGCGCCGGGCTCGGCGGCGAGCGGCTGACCCTCGTCGCACTGCTCCGCGGCACCGACGGCACCGGCCCCGGGGAGCGCGTCGAGCTGCCCCTGCCCCGCCCGGAGTCCGGCAAGGGCCCGTACACCGCCACCCTCGACCGGGCGACCGTCCCGCTCGCCGAGGGCCGCTGGGACTTCTACCTGGAGCGCGCCGACGACCGCACGCGCGCCCGCGTCCGCAGCACCCTCGTCGAACAGGCCAGGCTGCTCAACCTCTCCCTGGCCTCCGACGCCTCACAGGTCACCGCCTGGGTGCCCTACACCACCGCGGCCGGCTCCCTCACGCTCCGCGCCTGGCACCGGCCCGCCCACGCCGAGCTCGACGGCATCCACGTCGGCACGGACTCCCTCACCGTCGCCGCCACCCTGCACGGCGCCGCCGGCCCGCTCCCCGCGCACGGCCCCGTCACGCTCGTCGCCGTGTCACCCCTGGACAGCGCCTACGACATCGAGCTGCCCGCCGCCGTCCAGGACGCCCGGCGGGTCCGCGCCGCCCTGCCCTACCCGCTCCTCCTGGGCCGGCGCGGCACCGCCCACGACGTCTGGCCGCTGCGCCTGCGCCTCGCTCCGGGCGGCCCGCTCGTCCCGCTCGGCCGCCTCGCGGGCGACAGTGTGGACCGCAGGCGCACGGACGTGCACCCCGCCCGTACCCTGGAGCACGCGATCCGCGGCCCCGTGGCCGTACGACCCGTGTTCGATCCTGAGAACGATCTCACCCTTGACGTACGGGATGTGACTCAAGCCACAATGTAG
- a CDS encoding ABC-F family ATP-binding cassette domain-containing protein has protein sequence MGHVDAAHLEYYLPDGRVLLGDVSFRVGEGAAVALVGANGAGKTTLLRLIAGELQPHGGSVSVTGGLGVMPQFVGSVRDDRTVRDLLVSVAQPRIREAARAVDEAETAIMERDDEAAQMAYAQALSDWAEARGYEAETVWDMCTTAALGVPYDKAQWRQVRTLSGGEQKRLVLESLLRGTDEVLLLDEPDNYLDVPGKRWLEERLRETKKTVLFVSHDRELLARAAEKIISVEPGPAGSDVWVHGGGFATYHEARKERFARFEELRRRWDEKHAQLKKLVINLRQAAAVSHEMASRYAAAQTRLRKFEEAGPPPEPPREQDIRMRLRGGRTGVRAVTCEGLELTGLMKPFDLEVFYGERVAVLGSNGSGKSHFLRLLAGEDVAHTGAWKLGARVVAGHFAQTHAHPELLGRTLVDILWTEHAKDRGGAMSVLRRYELEKQGDQRFEKLSGGQQARFQILLLELAGTTALLLDEPTDNLDLESAEALQEGLEAYEGTVLAVTHDRWFARSFDRFVVFGADGLVREVPEPVWDEGRVARRR, from the coding sequence ATGGGACACGTGGACGCGGCACATCTGGAGTACTACCTTCCCGACGGACGGGTGCTGCTCGGCGACGTCTCGTTCCGGGTCGGGGAGGGCGCCGCGGTGGCCCTCGTCGGCGCGAACGGCGCGGGCAAGACGACGCTGCTGCGGCTGATCGCCGGTGAGCTCCAGCCGCACGGCGGCTCCGTGTCGGTCACCGGCGGCCTCGGTGTCATGCCGCAGTTCGTGGGGTCCGTGCGGGACGACCGTACGGTCCGTGACCTGCTGGTCTCGGTGGCCCAGCCGCGCATCAGGGAAGCCGCGCGGGCGGTCGACGAGGCCGAGACCGCGATCATGGAGCGGGACGACGAGGCCGCGCAGATGGCGTACGCCCAGGCCCTCTCCGACTGGGCCGAGGCGCGGGGGTACGAGGCCGAGACCGTCTGGGACATGTGCACGACTGCCGCGCTCGGCGTCCCCTACGACAAGGCGCAGTGGCGCCAGGTCCGCACCCTCTCCGGCGGCGAGCAGAAGCGGCTGGTGCTGGAGTCGCTGCTGCGCGGCACGGACGAGGTGCTGCTGCTCGACGAGCCGGACAACTATCTGGACGTCCCCGGCAAGCGCTGGCTGGAGGAGCGGCTGCGCGAGACGAAGAAGACCGTCCTCTTCGTCTCCCACGACCGCGAGCTGCTGGCCCGCGCCGCCGAGAAGATCATCAGCGTCGAGCCCGGCCCGGCCGGCAGCGACGTCTGGGTGCACGGTGGCGGCTTCGCCACGTACCACGAGGCCCGTAAGGAGCGCTTCGCCCGCTTCGAGGAGCTGCGCCGCCGCTGGGACGAGAAGCACGCCCAGCTGAAGAAGCTGGTGATCAATCTGCGGCAGGCCGCCGCGGTCAGCCACGAGATGGCCTCCCGCTACGCCGCGGCCCAGACCCGGCTGCGGAAGTTCGAGGAGGCCGGGCCGCCGCCGGAGCCGCCGCGCGAGCAGGACATCCGGATGCGGCTGCGCGGCGGCCGCACCGGCGTGCGCGCCGTGACCTGCGAGGGCCTGGAGCTCACGGGCCTGATGAAGCCGTTCGACCTGGAGGTCTTCTACGGCGAGCGGGTCGCGGTCCTCGGCTCGAACGGCTCGGGGAAGTCCCACTTCCTGCGGCTGCTCGCCGGTGAGGACGTCGCGCACACGGGCGCGTGGAAGCTGGGCGCGCGGGTCGTGGCCGGCCACTTCGCGCAGACCCACGCCCACCCCGAGCTGCTGGGCCGCACGCTCGTCGACATCCTGTGGACGGAGCACGCGAAGGACCGCGGCGGCGCGATGTCCGTGCTGCGCCGGTACGAGCTGGAGAAGCAGGGCGACCAGCGCTTCGAGAAATTGTCGGGCGGCCAGCAGGCGCGCTTCCAGATCCTGCTCCTGGAGCTGGCCGGCACGACGGCCCTGCTCCTGGACGAGCCGACGGACAACCTCGACCTGGAGAGCGCGGAGGCGCTCCAGGAGGGGCTGGAGGCGTACGAGGGCACTGTGCTCGCCGTCACGCACGACCGCTGGTTCGCGAGGTCTTTCGACCGTTTCGTGGTGTTCGGCGCGGACGGGCTGGTGCGGGAGGTCCCGGAGCCGGTGTGGGACGAGGGCCGGGTGGCCCGCCGGCGGTAG
- the rplM gene encoding 50S ribosomal protein L13 produces the protein MRTFSPKPGDVQRQWHIIDAQDVVLGRLASQAANLLRGKHKPVYAPHMDMGDFVIIINADKVHLSGNKKTQKLAYRHSGFPGGLRAVRYDELLDKSPEKAVEKAIKGMVPKNSLGRQMLSKLKVYSGSEHPHAAQQPVPFEITQVKQG, from the coding sequence GTGCGTACGTTCAGCCCCAAGCCCGGCGATGTCCAGCGCCAGTGGCACATCATTGACGCGCAGGACGTCGTCCTGGGCCGTCTGGCCTCTCAGGCCGCCAACCTCCTGCGTGGCAAGCACAAGCCCGTGTATGCCCCGCACATGGACATGGGTGACTTCGTCATCATCATCAACGCCGACAAGGTTCACCTGTCCGGCAACAAGAAGACCCAGAAGCTGGCGTACCGCCACTCCGGCTTCCCGGGTGGTCTCCGTGCCGTTCGTTACGACGAGCTGCTCGACAAGAGCCCCGAGAAGGCCGTCGAGAAGGCCATCAAGGGCATGGTTCCCAAGAACTCCCTCGGCCGTCAGATGCTCTCGAAGCTGAAGGTCTACTCGGGCAGCGAGCACCCGCACGCCGCCCAGCAGCCCGTCCCGTTCGAGATTACCCAGGTCAAGCAGGGCTAG
- the rpsI gene encoding 30S ribosomal protein S9, with translation MAETTAETPVIDDEAGVEEYTTETEVVESEYTSESLASRFGDPQPAAGLGRRKNAIARVRIVPGSGKWKINGRTLEDYFPNKVHQQEVNEPFKVLELDDRYDVIARIAGGGVSGQAGALRLGVARALNEADVDNNRGPLKKAGFLSRDDRAVERKKAGLKKARKAPQYSKR, from the coding sequence GTGGCTGAGACCACCGCCGAGACCCCCGTCATCGACGACGAGGCTGGCGTCGAGGAGTACACCACCGAGACCGAGGTCGTGGAGTCGGAGTACACCTCCGAGTCGCTCGCTTCCCGTTTCGGTGACCCCCAGCCGGCCGCCGGCCTGGGCCGTCGCAAGAACGCCATCGCCCGCGTCCGGATCGTTCCGGGCTCCGGCAAGTGGAAGATCAACGGTCGCACCCTTGAGGACTACTTCCCCAACAAGGTGCACCAGCAGGAAGTCAACGAGCCCTTCAAGGTGCTCGAGCTCGACGACCGCTACGACGTCATCGCCCGCATCGCGGGTGGCGGCGTGTCCGGCCAGGCCGGCGCCCTGCGCCTCGGTGTGGCCCGCGCCCTGAACGAGGCGGACGTGGACAACAACCGCGGCCCGCTGAAGAAGGCCGGCTTCCTGAGCCGCGACGACCGTGCGGTCGAGCGCAAGAAGGCCGGTCTCAAGAAGGCCCGCAAGGCCCCGCAGTACAGCAAGCGCTAA
- the truA gene encoding tRNA pseudouridine(38-40) synthase TruA produces the protein MSDEVEPGFVRVRLDLSYDGKDFSGWAKQRSGLRTVQGEIESALRTVTRSSETYELTVAGRTDSGVHARGQVAHVDLPAEVWAEHEEKLLRRLAGRLSHDVRVWKVSEAPAGFNARFSAIWRRYAYRVTDHVGGVDPLLRGHVLWHDWPLDVEAMNSASRALLGEHDFAAYCKKREGATTIRTLQQLSWERDASGVVTATVRADAFCHNMVRSLVGALLFVGDGHRPVDWPGKVLAAGVRDSAVHVVRPHGLTLEEVGYPADSELAARNREARNRRTLPGAGCC, from the coding sequence GTGAGTGACGAAGTTGAGCCCGGCTTTGTGCGGGTGCGGCTGGATCTGTCGTACGACGGCAAGGACTTCTCCGGCTGGGCCAAGCAGCGCTCGGGTCTGCGCACGGTGCAGGGCGAGATCGAGTCCGCCCTGCGTACGGTGACGCGGTCGTCCGAGACCTACGAGCTGACGGTCGCCGGCCGTACGGACTCCGGGGTGCACGCCCGGGGCCAGGTCGCGCACGTCGACCTGCCGGCCGAGGTGTGGGCCGAGCACGAGGAGAAGCTGCTGCGCCGGCTGGCCGGCCGGCTGTCGCACGATGTGCGGGTGTGGAAGGTCTCCGAGGCGCCGGCCGGGTTCAACGCGCGCTTCTCGGCGATCTGGCGCCGGTACGCCTACCGGGTCACCGACCACGTGGGCGGCGTGGACCCGCTGCTGCGTGGTCATGTCCTGTGGCACGACTGGCCGTTGGACGTCGAGGCGATGAACTCCGCCTCGCGGGCGCTGCTCGGGGAGCACGACTTCGCCGCGTACTGCAAGAAGCGCGAGGGCGCGACGACCATCCGCACGCTCCAGCAGCTGAGTTGGGAGCGCGACGCGTCCGGTGTCGTCACCGCGACCGTGCGGGCGGACGCGTTCTGCCACAACATGGTGCGTTCGCTGGTGGGCGCGCTGCTGTTCGTCGGCGACGGGCACCGGCCGGTGGACTGGCCGGGCAAGGTGCTGGCCGCGGGCGTGCGGGACTCGGCGGTGCATGTGGTGCGGCCGCACGGGCTGACGCTGGAGGAGGTCGGCTATCCGGCGGACTCCGAGCTCGCCGCGCGCAATCGTGAGGCGCGGAACCGCAGGACGCTGCCGGGCGCCGGCTGCTGCTAG
- a CDS encoding glycosyltransferase family 4 protein yields MKISFLLQNAYGIGGTIRSTFNVAGALAARHDVEIVSIHRTGGTPKLPLDRKVKLVHLIDQRADTGADRDNPLLQQDSAHIPPVEAKGAHFSALTDKRVAEHLARTDADVVIATRPGLVMYLAEFGQDRYLRIGQEHRIYGTHEPNIRAAQDLAIPHLDAHTAVSDADAATHREHFPDVKTKLIALPNGVPASEVEPSDGSAKLVVAAGRLIPVKRYDLLVKAWATVAATRPDWKLRIYGRGPQQAKLREQIDQLGLNDQITLMGAHSPIETEWAKGSIAAVTSREESFGMTIVEAMNCGVPVVATDCPHGPGEIISDGHDGLLVTNLDSDAIAKGLLKLIEDDELRRAMGRAALVSAERYHPDAIARRYEELIASLGGDTGATTAKAPAGADAQAEPKPAPVPLSKMLRRTAGKILRPLRRGVAKPATPPVKAALKEIVRKPLRCTASCRVDADGNIVVSVDRKGLSGDKLSLTVTRRKEGKPVAVPLKAPATPKGPWTAVLDRRELKLGEGRWDLHVVRGEDGARRRVVSHLAEGRGLVELEPLTGAPFTWWVPYPTVDGFLALRAWHRTAHAEARAVRQDKTTLTVEGTLHGTEFTADSNPVVVGTPRVDTAEKLTAEVTVVDESSFTVTLPYDKIRASRSVGDEGTIWDLALRLTPDGEPIKIARLIGDIVDRNKTDLYPTVDGVKPYFTVNSDLAVSVPAS; encoded by the coding sequence ATGAAGATCTCTTTCCTTTTGCAGAACGCCTACGGCATCGGCGGCACGATCCGCTCCACGTTCAACGTCGCCGGCGCCCTCGCCGCGCGGCACGACGTGGAGATCGTGTCGATCCACCGGACCGGCGGCACGCCCAAGCTCCCCCTGGACCGCAAGGTCAAGCTGGTCCATCTGATCGACCAGCGCGCCGACACCGGCGCCGACCGGGACAACCCCCTGCTCCAGCAGGACAGCGCGCACATCCCGCCGGTCGAGGCCAAGGGCGCCCACTTCAGCGCCCTCACCGACAAGCGCGTCGCGGAGCACCTCGCCCGCACCGACGCCGACGTCGTGATCGCCACCCGCCCCGGCCTCGTGATGTACCTCGCCGAGTTCGGCCAGGACCGCTATCTGCGGATCGGCCAGGAGCACCGGATCTACGGCACCCACGAGCCGAACATCCGCGCCGCCCAGGACCTCGCGATCCCGCACCTGGACGCCCACACGGCCGTCTCCGACGCCGACGCCGCGACCCACCGCGAGCACTTCCCCGACGTCAAGACCAAGCTGATCGCCCTGCCGAACGGCGTCCCGGCCTCCGAGGTCGAGCCCTCCGACGGCAGCGCCAAGCTGGTCGTCGCCGCCGGCCGCCTCATCCCCGTCAAGCGGTACGACCTCCTCGTCAAGGCGTGGGCCACCGTGGCCGCCACCCGCCCCGACTGGAAGCTGCGCATCTACGGCCGCGGCCCCCAGCAGGCCAAGCTCCGCGAGCAGATCGACCAGCTCGGCCTCAACGACCAGATCACGCTCATGGGTGCCCACTCCCCCATCGAGACCGAGTGGGCCAAGGGCTCCATCGCCGCCGTGACCTCCCGCGAGGAGTCCTTCGGCATGACGATCGTGGAGGCCATGAACTGCGGCGTGCCCGTCGTCGCCACGGACTGCCCGCACGGCCCCGGCGAGATCATCAGCGACGGCCACGACGGCCTCCTCGTCACCAACCTCGACAGCGACGCCATCGCCAAGGGCCTCCTCAAGCTCATCGAGGACGACGAGCTGCGCCGCGCCATGGGCCGGGCCGCCCTCGTCTCCGCCGAGCGCTACCACCCGGACGCCATCGCCCGCCGCTACGAGGAGCTCATCGCGAGCCTCGGCGGCGACACCGGCGCCACCACCGCCAAGGCCCCGGCCGGCGCCGACGCACAGGCCGAGCCCAAGCCCGCGCCCGTACCGCTGTCGAAGATGCTGCGCCGCACCGCTGGCAAGATCCTCCGGCCGCTCCGCCGGGGCGTCGCCAAGCCGGCCACCCCGCCGGTCAAGGCCGCCCTCAAGGAGATCGTCCGCAAGCCGCTGCGCTGCACCGCCTCCTGCCGCGTCGACGCCGACGGCAACATCGTCGTCTCCGTCGACCGCAAGGGCCTCTCCGGCGACAAGCTCTCCCTGACGGTCACCCGGCGCAAGGAGGGCAAGCCCGTCGCGGTGCCCCTCAAGGCACCGGCCACCCCCAAGGGCCCCTGGACCGCCGTCCTCGACCGCCGCGAGCTCAAGCTCGGCGAGGGCCGCTGGGACCTCCACGTCGTCCGGGGCGAGGACGGCGCCCGCCGCCGCGTCGTCTCGCACCTCGCCGAGGGCCGCGGCCTGGTGGAGCTGGAGCCGCTGACCGGCGCTCCCTTCACCTGGTGGGTGCCCTACCCGACCGTCGACGGCTTCCTCGCCCTGCGCGCCTGGCACCGCACCGCCCACGCCGAGGCCCGCGCCGTGCGCCAGGACAAGACCACCCTGACGGTCGAAGGCACCCTGCACGGCACGGAGTTCACCGCCGACAGCAACCCCGTCGTCGTCGGCACCCCGCGCGTGGACACCGCCGAGAAGCTCACGGCCGAGGTCACCGTCGTCGACGAGTCGAGCTTCACGGTCACCCTGCCGTACGACAAGATCCGCGCCTCCCGCAGCGTCGGCGACGAGGGCACCATCTGGGACCTGGCCCTGCGCCTGACCCCGGACGGCGAGCCCATCAAGATCGCCCGCCTGATCGGCGACATCGTCGACCGCAACAAGACCGATCTGTACCCGACGGTCGACGGCGTGAAGCCGTACTTCACGGTCAACAGCGACCTGGCGGTCAGCGTCCCGGCGTCCTGA